In Halobacterium noricense, the genomic stretch GAACTGCCAGTCGCGGTCGAGCGCGAAGAAGCCGTCAGTGATGCGCTCGTAGACGTTCCGCGCGAGGTCGTTCAACATCGCGACGTCCTGCTCGGCCCGGTAGGACGCCGCGGCGTCGTGGCATGCGTCCGCCAGCGCCGCCAGCGGGTCGTCCTCATCGCCGTGTCGAACGTACGCGGTGACGTCCAGGGAGATGGCGCTGCTGGCTATCGAGTCGGCGTTCGCGGCCTCGTAGACGACGACCGGGACCGCCGGGTCGGTGTCGCGGACGAGCCGCAGGAGCTGCAGGCCGTCGGTACCGCCGGCCGCGTGTTCGACGGCGATGCAGTCGACGGCCTGTTCGGAGAGCACGCCGAGGGCGGCCGCCGCGGTCGGCAGCGCGGTGACTGTCAGCGACGCGTGTTCGGGGAGCGCACGCTCGACCGCCGCGCGCGTCCGCTGGTGTGCACTGACGAACAGGACGTGCATCAGTTCGCCCATATCGGGGAGCTACTCGGGTGGTAGGGAAGCCCGCGGATTAGTTACTTGTGGCTTCCTCGTGGGTCTGGAGGTCGTGGAACACCGCGAGGAAGTCGTCCTCGTCGAGGTCGGTGATACGCTGGTCGAGCTCCACGCGGAGTTCGCGGATGTCCTCGCAGAGCTGCTGGTAGCGTTCGTCGGCGGCGAGTTCGGCGTCGGTCTTCGTCGTTTCGATGGTCGCCCGCTTGGACGCGAGTGCGAAGTACTGCTGTACCTCCTCGTTGTACAGCGAGCGCGCGAGGAGCCGCTTGACGAGTGATTCGAGTTCGTCGCGCTCGATGGGCTTGACGACGTACGTGTCGAAGCCGAGTTCGAGCGTGTCGAAGTCGGGGTCGACAGCGGTCACCACCGCGACCTGGCAGTCGTAGCCGTGTTCGCGGATGGCGGCGAGCACGTCGTCGCCGGAGCGCTCGGGGAGTCGACGGTCGAGCAGGACGACGTCGACGTCCTCGTCGAGTTCGTCGAGCGCGTCCGCGGCATTATACGCCGTCCGCACGTCGTAGCTGTCGGCCAGCCAGTCGGCGAACAGGTCCGCGAGTTCGCGCTCGTCCTCGACGACGAGCACCGTCGCCGGTTCAGGCATCTCGGTCTGACCAAGTTCGTGGGTTCGTTTAACTCTTTCCCGGTGCGTATCAATTATCGCCCGACGGCACGCGGATGCTGACGGTGTTCTCGTCGGGCACGGCAACCGCCGCGCCGGAGTGGCGGGCGAGCCAGTAGACCACCCACAGCCCGATGCCGGAGCCGTGCTGGAGCGACTCCTCGGTGAGACCGCCGAGTGCGCGCCGCTCGTGCTCGGGGATGCCAGGGCCGTTGTCCGACACCCGGACTTCGACGAGGTCGTCGTCGCTGGCTGTGACGGTCACCCGAGGCGGGTCGGCGTCGTTGTGTTCGACCGCGTTCGTCAGGAGTTCGCGGACGGCGAGCCGGAGCCGCGCGTCGACGTCGGCGTCGACCTCGTTGTTCACCTCGAAGACGGCGTCGGGGTACTGCGAGCGCGCTCGCTGGAGTTCCGTGTCGAGGAGACTGTCGAGGGGGACGGTGCCCGCGTCCTCCCCGCCGAGTACGCGTTCGACCACGCGGGCTTTTTCGCTGACGTCGAGCAGGTCTTCGGCGGCGGTCACGATACTGTCGACGTCCCCGTCGTCGCCGCGGTCGGCGAGCCGCTCGGCGCGGCCGAGCACGACGTTCAGCGAGTTCCGGACGTTGTGCCGGAGCACGCGGTTCAACACACGCAGGCGCTGGTCGCGCTCCTCGCGCGCAGTGACGTCCCGGGACACCCAGACGTAGCCGCCGCCGGACAGCGACGTCACGGACAACTCCTGGGGGTACGTGCGGCCGTCGTCGCGGTGCGCGAGCACCGTCCCGTGCCAGTAGTCGTCGCTGTCACCGTTGGCGTCGAGTTCCTCGAAGACGGCCGCGAGGCGGTCCTCGGCGTCGGTCGGATAGTACGTCGTCCAGTGGGTGCCGACGACGCCCTCGTCGCCGGCCGTGCGGTAGGCGTCCCGGAATGCCGCGTTCGCGTACACCACACGGCGGTCCGGGTCGAGGACTGCGATGCCGTCCATCGCGGCGTCGAGCGCGTGCTTGAGGCGGGTGTGTGCGTGCGACCGCAGTCGGTCGCGCTCGCTGTACGTGCCGGCGATGGCCGCGCCGAGCGCCCCGACGCTCGTGTGCTGGATGAACACGTGGTCGATGCCGGCGCCGGTGCCGTACGCGCCCACGAACATGGCCCAGAGGTCGAGCGCGAGCACGACGCCGGCACCGGCGACCGCCCACGCGAAGACGGCGTCGCCGCGCGCCACGTCCGGGCCGCGCATCCAGAACCAGACACCGTATCCGAGCACTCCGACCGCCGGCAACACGGTGGCGGCGACCACGAGCGGTTCGTTGTGGCCGTGCGTCTCGAAGTGGCTGATTGCAGCCACCGTGAGGACTGCGCCGAGCACGGCGACGAGCCAGTTGCGGGCAGGCTGTCGGTCGACGAGCGATACGTCGGCGGGCGGCATGGTCGCGGGAAGCCGTTTGGGGTACAAAAACCCACGCGCCGGATTATCAATAGCGGAAATCACGGCACCGGACGCGAGCGCCAGCGCCGACGCGACGGTGGCGTGAACGAACCGCTTTTGCCGGGGCGGACGCTATCGGAATCCGATGGACGTACTCGTGGTGGGGGCCGGCGACGTCGGCCGCTGGTTCGCGGGCCTGGTCGACGCGCCGGTGACGTTCACCGATGTCGACGAGGACCGCGCCCGAGCGGCCGCGACGGAGCTCGACCGCCGAGCGGCGGCTGTCCCGCTGGACACCGAGGAGTCGTTCGGTATCGTCGCCGTCGCCGTGCCGATGGGGGCGGCCGTCGACGCCATCGAGCGCCACGCCAGCCGCGCCGAACAGGCGGTCGTGGACTTCACCGGCGAGATGCGCGGCCCGCTGGCGGCGATGGCGGAGACGGCGCCGGCTCGCGAGCGCGTGAGTTTCCACCCGCTGTTCGCGCCCGAGCACGCGCCGGGCCACATCGCGGTCGCGGAGAGCACGCCCGGACCGGCGACCGACCGCGTCCGCGAGTGGCTCGAAGCCGCGGGCAACGACCTCGTGGACGTCGGTGCCGCCGAGCACGACGACGCGATGGTGACGATTCAGGGGCGGGCGCACGCGGCGGTGCTGGCCTTCGCGCTCGCGGCCGACGACGTGCCCGACGACCTCGCCACCCCCGTCTACGAGGACCTCGCGGCGCTCGCCGACCGCGTGACCGGCGGGAACGCCCGCGTGTACGCCGACATTCAGGACGCGTTCGGCGGCGCGGACGACGTCGCCGCAGCCGCCCAGCGGCTCGCCGACGCCGACCGCGAGGCCTTCGAGGAGGTGTACGACGATGCCAGTCGATAGGGAGGCAGTGCTGGATGCCGCGAAGTACCTCCGCGACGTGCGGCCGCTGGACCCCGACGAACTCCGAGAGTACGTCGCCGACCAGCCCCACGAGGCGGTCGTCCGGCAGGTGCTGCGCGAGCACGCAGCCGACCTCGGCATCGTGGAGCGCGAGGACGGCACGTTCGTCCCCGCCAGCGACGAACCCGTCCACCCGGACTTCGACCGCGTTGACGCACTCCCCCGGGAGTACGAGCGCGTCGTCGAGGACTTGCTCGTCGAGCAGTGGGGCACCGACTGGCACCGCAGCGACTCCGGGAAGCGCCTGCGGGAGACGATTCGACGATTCAAGGAACAGTACTACCGCCAACACGCCGTCGAGTACGACGAGGAGGTCGCGCTCGGCTACGCAATCTACCACCTCGCGACGTACTACGCCGCAGTCCAGTACGTGCTCGACGACCTCGCGGCGGGTGACGTGCTCTCCGGCAACCTCCGCGTGCTGGACGTTGGCGCGGGCGTCGGCGGTCCCGCACTCGGGCTTGTCGACTTCCTGCCCGACGACGCGCTCGTGGAGTATCACGCCGTCGAACCCAGCGACGCCGCGGACGTGCTCGACGAACTGCTCGCCGAAACCGGGCGGAACGTCCACCCGACGATTCACCGGGAGACCGCAGAGGAGTTCGACCCCGAAGGCGAGTACGACCTCGTGCTGGCGTGCAGCGTGCTCAGTGAACTCGACCAGCCGGTCGAGACCGCCCAGAAGTACGTCGACGCGCTCGCCGACGACGGGACGTTCCTCGGGCTCGCGCCCGCGGACAAGCACACGAGCACGCACCTCCGCGAGGTCGAGCGCGACCTCGAAGAACGCGGTGCGACCGTCTACGGCCCGACGCCGCGGCTGTGGCCGGGCGAGCGCCCCAGCGACCGCGGCTGGACGTTCGACGAGCGTCCCGACGTCGAGGTGCCGAGCTTCCAGGAGCGACTCGCGGGGGCCAGCCAACGCCCCTCCGAGTTCTACCACACCGAGGTGCGGTTCTCGTACTCGCTGTTGCGAACGGACGGCGTCCGCCAGCACGACGTTTCGCTGTCTGCCGACCGGCTGTTGAAGCTCGCGGACGCCGACGACCGCGTCACCGACCGCGTGGACGCGGTGCTCGCGAAGCTCTCGCGGAATCTCGCCGACGAGGACGCCAATCCGCTGTTCAAGGTCAGCGACGGCAGCGAGAACGAGGAGTGTTACGCGGTGCTCGTCCGGCCGACGAGTCTCAACCGCGACCTCCAAGCCGCCGAGTACGGCGACCTGCTCTCCGTGGAATCCGCGCTCGTACTCTGGAACGACGACGAGGAGGCGTACAACCTCGTCGTCGACGAGGAGACGGTCGTCGACAGGGCGTAGCGGCTGCGGACAGGTCGCCGCGTGAGGGGGTATTTTATGCGGGTTCGTCCGCGAAGGCGACGTATGACACTGGAAGGTCTCGACGACCTGGACCAGCAGATACTGCACGCGCTTCAGGAGGACGCCCGCGGCACGTCCTCGCAGAATATCGCCGACAGCGCGGGCGTGTCCGCGAGTACGGTCCGCAATCGTATCCAGCGACTGGAGGAGCGCGGGATACTGCGCGGCTACCACGCGGACGTCGATTACGAGCAGGCTGGCTACCAGTTGTACACACTCATCGTCTGTACGGCGCCAGTGACGCGCCGCGAGGAGTTGGCGGCGGAAGCACTGAGCGTGCCGGGTGTGGTGCGCGTCGAGGAGGTGATGACGGGTGCGGAGAACGTCCACGTGTCCGCCGTGGGAACGGATAGCGACGACCTGAGCCGTATCGGCCGCGACCTCGACGACCTCGGGCTGGAGGTCGTCGACGAGGACCTCATTCGGAGTGTTCACTCCGGCCCGTACGAGGGGTTCGACACCGACGTATCGGACGAGGCGTAATAATATTCCTTATATTTTAACGACTCAGCAGAAAGTTCGGTTACTTTATGCGGTTCCGTCCGATACGAGTTGGCAAGGAGCGACACTCGAAGCGACAGGTGCGCTTACTAACGCCCATGAGTTACACCAAACACACGACAGACCAGACGCGACAGCGGGACGACGTGGTGTTCGTCGTCGGTGGGGGTGCCGTCGGGCGCGCCGTCGCCGACCGGCTGGCGGCCGACGGCGAGACCGTGACACACGTCGGCCAGTCGCCATCGACTGACCCACCTCCAGGACAGACTGCCCACGTCGTCGACGCGCTAGACGCCCACTCGCTGCGGGGCGCCGGCCTCGCCGATGCGACCGCAGTGCTCGTTCTCGAACCTGACGACGCCACAAACCTCCTCGTCGCACAGCTCGCACGCACCCAATTCGGCGTCGAACGAGTGCTCGTCCGAACGAACGACCCCGACAGAGAATCCGCCTTCGAGCTCGGGGACGTCGAGACCGTCAACGCCGCCACGGTGCTCGCTCGCGCCGTCACCGACCGGTGGTAGCGTGCGAGCGAGAACACTCCCTACCGATAGCACAGCGCGACGACCACCCCGTCTCACAGTAACTCCCTCGTGAAAAAACTCGAACGAGACCTCGGCCTCGGCGCGGTTTTCGCAATCAGCGTCGGTGCCATGATCGGTAGCGGCATCTTCATCCTCCCGGCTCTCGCGCTCAAAATCGCCGGCCCCGCGGTAATAGTGGCGTACCTGTTGGCGGGCTTGCTCGTCGTTCCTGCCGCCCTCTCGAAATCCGAGATGGCGACCGCGATGCCCGAAGCCGGCGGCACCTACCTCTACATCGAGCGCGGCATGGGCCCCGTCCTCGGCACCATCGCGGGCGTCGGCACGTGGTTCTCGCTGTCGTTCAAGAGCGCGCTCGCGCTCGTCGGCGGCGTCCCCTACCTCGTGTTGCTGTTCGACCTCCCCGTGAAACCCGTCGCACTCGGGCTCGCAGCGTTTCTCATCCTCGTGAACCTCTTCGGCGCGAAACAGACCGGCCGCCTGCAGGTCGTCATCGTCTCCGTGATGCTCGCAGCGTTGGGCTGGTTCGTCGCCGGCAGCGCCACCAAGACCCAGCCCGAGAACTACCAGAACTTCTTCACCGGCGGCGTGGAGGGCCTGCTCGCGGCGACCGGCCTCGTGTTCGTCTCCTACGCGGGCGTCACGAAAGTCGCCAGCGTCGCCGAGGAAGTCGAGGACCCCGGCAAGAACATCCCCATCGGCATCCTCGGGTCGCTGGCGTTCACGACCCTGCTGTACGTCGGTATCGTCGCGGTGATGGTCGGCGTTACGGAGGCCGGTAGCGTCGCCGGTTCGGCCACTCCAGTAGCGGTCGCCGCGCAGGTCACGCTCGGCGACTGGGGCGTCTACGCGGTCATCGGCGCGGCGCTGCTCGCGCTCGTCTCCACCGCCAACGCCGGCATCCTCTCGTCGTCGCGGTACCCGTTCGCGATGAGCCGCGACCAGCTCGCGCCGCCCACGTTCGCGGAGATTCACGACCGGTTCGGCACGCCGACGACCGCCATCACGCTCACGGGGGCGGTCGTCCTCGTGCTCATCGCGTTCGTCCCCATCCTCGAGATTGCGAAGCTCGCGAGCGCGTTCCAAATCCTCGTATTCGTGCTCATCAACCTCGCGCTGGTCGCGTTCCGCGAGGGCTCGACGGAGAACTACGACCCCGAGTTCGAGTCGCCGCTGTACCCGTGGATGCAGGCGTTCGGCGTCCTCAGCGGCGTCGTGTTGCTCGGCCAGATGGGGTGGGTGCCGCTGGTCGGCGCGGTCGTCATCACCGTCGGGAGTGTCGCGTGGTACTTCGTCTACGCTCGCTCGCGCATCCGCCGCGAGGGTGCCGCCACGGACGTCATCCGCCGTCGGCTCGGCCGCGACGTGCTCACGGAAACCGAGGCGTTCGTCGACGGCGAGTTCGCCGACGAGGACACGCCGGAGGTGTTGGTCGCGCTCACGAGGGAAGCCGACACCGAGCGGGAGCGTGCACTCCTGACGTTGGCCGCGGACCTCGTTCGCCCGGAAGACGGCCGTGTCGTCGTCGTTCGCTTCGACGAGGTGCCCGACCAGGTGCCCCTCGACCACGCCGCGGAAGTGCAGTCGCCCGCCGACGTCCGCTTCGAGGAGCAGACCGGCGAACTCGCCGGCGAGTTCGACGTCGACGTCGAGTACGGCGAAATCGTCAGCCACGACACCAAACACGCCATCGTGAACTACGCCGAGCACCGCGGCGTCGAGGCCATCGTCGCCGAACACGAGCGCCTCCGCCTGCGGTCGCGGCTGCTCGGCGACCCCATCGACTGGGTCGTCCGCCACGCCCACTGCGACGTGTTACTCGTCGAGAACCGCGGCTACGACGACCCCGAGCGGGTCGTCCTCGAAGGGGACGGTGGGCCGTTCGACCCCGCTGCGGTCGCCGTCACCGACACAATCGCGGGCGAAACCGACGGCCACGTCACACTCCTCTCCCCGCTGGGCGACGATCAGCCCGAGACGCGCACGGAGACGATTCGAGCCTACCAGAACGAACTCGCGGGGCTGCTGTCTGCACCGGTCCGAACCCGCGACCGGTCGGCCGACGGCAGCGACCTCGACCCCGACGTCGTGATTCGAACGGGCGTGCAGACCCGCGTCCGCGGCGGGCGCGGCGACTACTCCCCGAGCGCCGCCGACTCCACCGAGGTCACGGTCTACCCCCGGGAGTCGCGGCGGCCAGGGTTCGTGCGGCGGGTCGTCGAACGCCTCGTGTTCTGACCCACGCCGACACGCTTTTTCCCCACCGGGGTGACTCCCCGCCTAATGACAGACGCCCCGCCGGTGATTCCGCGATGAGTGACGAACCAGAAATCCTCGTCACCAACGACGACACCGTCGGACCGCTTCGCGGCCCGACGAGCCCGCGAACCGCGAGCGGTTCGCGGACGGTATCGATGCGCCTGGGATTCGGGCGCTCGTGGAGTCCTCACGAATGAGCGACGAACCAGAAATCCTCGTCACCAACGACGACGGCATTAACGCGCCCGGAATCCGAGCGCTCGCGGAGGGGCTAGACGAGGTCGGGAACGTCACAGTCGTCGCGCCGACGACCGACAAGAGTTCGACCGGACGCGCGATGTCCCGGGAGGTCACCGTCGAGGAGCACGAACTCGGGTACGCCATCGACGGGACGCCGTCGGACTGCGTGGTCGCGGGACTGGAAGCGCTCGGGCCGTACCCGGACATCGTGGTCGCGGGCGTCAACGAGGGTGCGAACCTCGGGATGTACGTGCTCGGACGCTCGGGTACCGTCAGTGCGGCCGTCGAGGCCGCGTTCTTCGGCGTCCCTGCAATCTCGTCGTCGCTGTTCCTCACCGCGGAAGACTTCGGCGAACCCACCGAGCCGTCCGACTACGAGGCAGCCGTCGACGCGACCACGTACCTCGTCGAGCACGCCGTCGACGCCGGCGTCTTCGAGCACGCCGACTACTTGAACGTGAACGCGCCCCACCCGGGCGCTGCTGCGTCCGACGAGATGGTGGTGACGCGGCCCTCGCACGGCTACGACATGACCGCCGCCCGCGACGGCGGCACCATCACGCTCCACGACCGCATGTGGGACCGCATGAACGAGGGTGACATCCCCGACCCGCCCGGCACGGACCGCCGCGCCGTCGTCGACGGCCACGTCTCCGTCTCGCCGCTCACCGCGCCCCACACCACCGAGCACCACGAGGCGCTGGACGCGCTCGCGGAGACCTACGACTGACTGACACGCGAATTCTCTCTGAGTAACCCCCGCAGCCAGCTATTTATAGCGTGCGTGGGAACAACACGCGCGATGTCGTCGCCGCCAGACGGAGTCCTGCCGCGCGTCACGGGGTTCGCTCGCCGGCTCGTCGCGCGCCTCCGCCCCGAGCGCATCGCGCTCACGCCGCCGCCGATGACGTTCACGGATGGCGAGGACCGCGAGGTCGTCGTGCGCGCCTACGAGGACGGCGACCTCGAATCGCTGGTCGCGATGTACGACGACTTCGACCCCGCCCAGCGCGCACAGGGGACGCCGCCACTCGCCGAGGACGCGATTCGCGACTGGCTGGACGGCGTCCTCGACGGCCCGAACGTCGTCGCAGTCGTGGACGGCGACGTCGTCGGGCACGTGATGTTCGTCCCGGACGACACCGGTCGGCACGAACTCGCCATCTTCGTCCACCAGGACTACCAGCGCGCGGGCATCGGCACGAACCTCCTCGCGACCGGCCTCGAACACGCCCGCCGCGAGGGCGTCGAGTACGTCTGGCTCTCCGTCGAAGCGTGGAAGCGCGACGCCCAGCGGCTCTACCAGCGCGCCGGCTTCTCGACGGTGAACCCGATGGGTGCCGCCCACCGCATGTCGCGGTACCTCTGAGAACTGCCTGCGCCGTTCCCGCGCGTCCGGACCCCAGCCAGCATTTATGTGGATGTGAACGAGTCCTCCGGTATGGACGACGTTGACTTCGACGAACTCGTCTCGTCGCTGACCCCGCGTGAGGAGAACAGCGCGCTCAAATCCTACCAGAACACCGTCTCCGTGTCGTGTCCCGCCTGCGGCGACCCCTTCGACGACCTCGTCGTCTGCAAGGACAACCCCACGAGCCTCAACCTCTCGCGGCAACTCGACCTCTGCGTCGGCGTCGACGACGGCCGCGCCATCATCTTCACGCACAAACCCTAGTTTACTGCACGGCGGGTGTCGCCAGGGTCGGCTCCCACCCCAGGCCGCCCTGGTAGTGGAACGCCTCGTCGTCGTGCTGTGGGTCAAGCACCGTCAGCGATAGCCAGCCGTTGTCGAAGAGTTCGGCGACCGCCTCGTGCTCGCGGAGGACGTCGGTGACCCGCTCGACAGGCGCGTGAATCACCGCGGTGAGGCGGAGCGGCTGGTGGTACGGCTGGTCGTCGTCGACGTTCAGCGACTGCAGCGGCAGTCCCGTCATCAGGTCCCCGCCGTTGCCCTGCAGCACGCCGACGTT encodes the following:
- a CDS encoding PAS domain-containing protein; the protein is MGELMHVLFVSAHQRTRAAVERALPEHASLTVTALPTAAAALGVLSEQAVDCIAVEHAAGGTDGLQLLRLVRDTDPAVPVVVYEAANADSIASSAISLDVTAYVRHGDEDDPLAALADACHDAAASYRAEQDVAMLNDLARNVYERITDGFFALDRDWQFTYVNSAAEEILEVNAEDVIGENVWDAFPGAVGTSFYTEYHRAMAAQEPVTFREHFQPLEKTFEVRAFPSEDGLSVHFRTVVDDEDDQRGDHLLELTNLLSSDLHESIDVLREDLEAARAATGETPELASAMESLDRMEALVNYSIRLASERPTTQEPQSE
- a CDS encoding HalX domain-containing protein; the protein is MPEPATVLVVEDERELADLFADWLADSYDVRTAYNAADALDELDEDVDVVLLDRRLPERSGDDVLAAIREHGYDCQVAVVTAVDPDFDTLELGFDTYVVKPIERDELESLVKRLLARSLYNEEVQQYFALASKRATIETTKTDAELAADERYQQLCEDIRELRVELDQRITDLDEDDFLAVFHDLQTHEEATSN
- a CDS encoding ATP-binding protein; this encodes MPPADVSLVDRQPARNWLVAVLGAVLTVAAISHFETHGHNEPLVVAATVLPAVGVLGYGVWFWMRGPDVARGDAVFAWAVAGAGVVLALDLWAMFVGAYGTGAGIDHVFIQHTSVGALGAAIAGTYSERDRLRSHAHTRLKHALDAAMDGIAVLDPDRRVVYANAAFRDAYRTAGDEGVVGTHWTTYYPTDAEDRLAAVFEELDANGDSDDYWHGTVLAHRDDGRTYPQELSVTSLSGGGYVWVSRDVTAREERDQRLRVLNRVLRHNVRNSLNVVLGRAERLADRGDDGDVDSIVTAAEDLLDVSEKARVVERVLGGEDAGTVPLDSLLDTELQRARSQYPDAVFEVNNEVDADVDARLRLAVRELLTNAVEHNDADPPRVTVTASDDDLVEVRVSDNGPGIPEHERRALGGLTEESLQHGSGIGLWVVYWLARHSGAAVAVPDENTVSIRVPSGDN
- a CDS encoding prephenate dehydrogenase/arogenate dehydrogenase family protein, with translation MDVLVVGAGDVGRWFAGLVDAPVTFTDVDEDRARAAATELDRRAAAVPLDTEESFGIVAVAVPMGAAVDAIERHASRAEQAVVDFTGEMRGPLAAMAETAPARERVSFHPLFAPEHAPGHIAVAESTPGPATDRVREWLEAAGNDLVDVGAAEHDDAMVTIQGRAHAAVLAFALAADDVPDDLATPVYEDLAALADRVTGGNARVYADIQDAFGGADDVAAAAQRLADADREAFEEVYDDASR
- a CDS encoding small ribosomal subunit Rsm22 family protein, translated to MPVDREAVLDAAKYLRDVRPLDPDELREYVADQPHEAVVRQVLREHAADLGIVEREDGTFVPASDEPVHPDFDRVDALPREYERVVEDLLVEQWGTDWHRSDSGKRLRETIRRFKEQYYRQHAVEYDEEVALGYAIYHLATYYAAVQYVLDDLAAGDVLSGNLRVLDVGAGVGGPALGLVDFLPDDALVEYHAVEPSDAADVLDELLAETGRNVHPTIHRETAEEFDPEGEYDLVLACSVLSELDQPVETAQKYVDALADDGTFLGLAPADKHTSTHLREVERDLEERGATVYGPTPRLWPGERPSDRGWTFDERPDVEVPSFQERLAGASQRPSEFYHTEVRFSYSLLRTDGVRQHDVSLSADRLLKLADADDRVTDRVDAVLAKLSRNLADEDANPLFKVSDGSENEECYAVLVRPTSLNRDLQAAEYGDLLSVESALVLWNDDEEAYNLVVDEETVVDRA
- a CDS encoding Lrp/AsnC family transcriptional regulator, which gives rise to MTLEGLDDLDQQILHALQEDARGTSSQNIADSAGVSASTVRNRIQRLEERGILRGYHADVDYEQAGYQLYTLIVCTAPVTRREELAAEALSVPGVVRVEEVMTGAENVHVSAVGTDSDDLSRIGRDLDDLGLEVVDEDLIRSVHSGPYEGFDTDVSDEA
- a CDS encoding NAD-binding protein, with protein sequence MSYTKHTTDQTRQRDDVVFVVGGGAVGRAVADRLAADGETVTHVGQSPSTDPPPGQTAHVVDALDAHSLRGAGLADATAVLVLEPDDATNLLVAQLARTQFGVERVLVRTNDPDRESAFELGDVETVNAATVLARAVTDRW
- a CDS encoding amino acid permease, translating into MKKLERDLGLGAVFAISVGAMIGSGIFILPALALKIAGPAVIVAYLLAGLLVVPAALSKSEMATAMPEAGGTYLYIERGMGPVLGTIAGVGTWFSLSFKSALALVGGVPYLVLLFDLPVKPVALGLAAFLILVNLFGAKQTGRLQVVIVSVMLAALGWFVAGSATKTQPENYQNFFTGGVEGLLAATGLVFVSYAGVTKVASVAEEVEDPGKNIPIGILGSLAFTTLLYVGIVAVMVGVTEAGSVAGSATPVAVAAQVTLGDWGVYAVIGAALLALVSTANAGILSSSRYPFAMSRDQLAPPTFAEIHDRFGTPTTAITLTGAVVLVLIAFVPILEIAKLASAFQILVFVLINLALVAFREGSTENYDPEFESPLYPWMQAFGVLSGVVLLGQMGWVPLVGAVVITVGSVAWYFVYARSRIRREGAATDVIRRRLGRDVLTETEAFVDGEFADEDTPEVLVALTREADTERERALLTLAADLVRPEDGRVVVVRFDEVPDQVPLDHAAEVQSPADVRFEEQTGELAGEFDVDVEYGEIVSHDTKHAIVNYAEHRGVEAIVAEHERLRLRSRLLGDPIDWVVRHAHCDVLLVENRGYDDPERVVLEGDGGPFDPAAVAVTDTIAGETDGHVTLLSPLGDDQPETRTETIRAYQNELAGLLSAPVRTRDRSADGSDLDPDVVIRTGVQTRVRGGRGDYSPSAADSTEVTVYPRESRRPGFVRRVVERLVF
- the surE gene encoding 5'/3'-nucleotidase SurE encodes the protein MSDEPEILVTNDDGINAPGIRALAEGLDEVGNVTVVAPTTDKSSTGRAMSREVTVEEHELGYAIDGTPSDCVVAGLEALGPYPDIVVAGVNEGANLGMYVLGRSGTVSAAVEAAFFGVPAISSSLFLTAEDFGEPTEPSDYEAAVDATTYLVEHAVDAGVFEHADYLNVNAPHPGAAASDEMVVTRPSHGYDMTAARDGGTITLHDRMWDRMNEGDIPDPPGTDRRAVVDGHVSVSPLTAPHTTEHHEALDALAETYD
- a CDS encoding GNAT family N-acetyltransferase, which produces MSSPPDGVLPRVTGFARRLVARLRPERIALTPPPMTFTDGEDREVVVRAYEDGDLESLVAMYDDFDPAQRAQGTPPLAEDAIRDWLDGVLDGPNVVAVVDGDVVGHVMFVPDDTGRHELAIFVHQDYQRAGIGTNLLATGLEHARREGVEYVWLSVEAWKRDAQRLYQRAGFSTVNPMGAAHRMSRYL
- a CDS encoding DUF7385 family protein, whose protein sequence is MDDVDFDELVSSLTPREENSALKSYQNTVSVSCPACGDPFDDLVVCKDNPTSLNLSRQLDLCVGVDDGRAIIFTHKP